A genomic segment from Clostridium pasteurianum BC1 encodes:
- a CDS encoding thiazole synthase produces the protein MDELIIGGRELKSRLFIGSGKYSSNKIIPELLEKSGAGVITAALRRVDFDSEAENILNYLGKDSIIMPNTSGARNAEEAIRLARIGKAAGCGNWVKIEVISDNKYLLPDNLETIKATEVLAKEGFVVLPYMNPDLPDARRMLEAGAAAIMPLGSPIGSNRGIRTKEMIRILIEEIDLPIVVDAGIGKPSDAVLAMEMGASAVLVNTALATAGDPALMAEAFKLAVESGRKGYLAKLGVEKSYAEASSPLTGFLR, from the coding sequence ATGGACGAACTTATTATTGGCGGGAGAGAGTTAAAAAGCAGACTGTTTATTGGCAGTGGAAAATATTCTTCAAATAAAATCATACCTGAATTATTAGAAAAGAGTGGAGCTGGGGTAATTACTGCAGCGCTTAGAAGGGTAGACTTTGATTCTGAAGCAGAAAATATTCTAAACTATTTAGGTAAGGATTCTATAATAATGCCTAATACTTCAGGCGCAAGAAATGCAGAAGAAGCTATTAGATTGGCTAGAATAGGTAAAGCAGCTGGCTGTGGAAACTGGGTAAAGATAGAAGTTATTTCAGATAATAAATACCTTCTTCCAGATAATTTAGAAACTATAAAAGCTACAGAAGTACTGGCAAAGGAAGGCTTTGTTGTTTTACCATATATGAATCCTGACTTACCAGATGCAAGAAGAATGCTGGAAGCAGGTGCAGCAGCAATAATGCCATTAGGTTCTCCTATAGGAAGCAATAGGGGGATTAGAACAAAAGAGATGATTAGAATTTTAATAGAAGAAATAGATTTGCCTATAGTAGTAGATGCAGGAATAGGAAAACCATCTGATGCTGTTCTAGCTATGGAAATGGGAGCATCAGCAGTACTTGTTAATACAGCACTGGCAACAGCTGGAGATCCTGCTCTTATGGCAGAAGCCTTTAAGCTTGCCGTTGAAAGTGGAAGAAAAGGTTATTTGGCAAAATTGGGTGTGGAAAAAAGTTATGCTGAGGCATCCTCACCATTAACAGGATTTTTAAGATAG
- a CDS encoding ABC transporter transmembrane domain-containing protein produces the protein MEFLKKYFKKYWKGFCLAIAFLTLEAGCDLMQPTIMSKIVDVGVVNRQMDYVLKMGAVMLMITALGALAACGRNFLSSSISQKFSADIRLDLFKKIQGFSFDNVDRFSQASLITRITNDVTQLQNFANGLMRIFVKSPIVCIGSIIMAVS, from the coding sequence ATGGAATTTTTAAAGAAGTATTTTAAAAAGTATTGGAAGGGATTTTGCTTGGCAATAGCATTTCTTACTTTAGAGGCAGGCTGTGACCTTATGCAGCCTACTATAATGTCAAAAATAGTAGATGTAGGTGTAGTAAATAGACAAATGGATTATGTGCTTAAGATGGGAGCAGTAATGCTTATGATTACTGCATTAGGTGCTTTGGCAGCCTGTGGCCGTAATTTCTTATCCAGCAGTATTTCTCAAAAATTTTCAGCAGACATAAGATTAGATCTATTTAAAAAGATACAGGGATTTTCCTTTGATAATGTAGACAGATTTTCTCAGGCTTCACTTATAACAAGAATTACAAATGATGTAACGCAATTGCAAAATTTCGCCAATGGACTTATGAGAATCTTCGTAAAATCCCCTATTGTATGCATAGGGAGCATTATTATGGCTGTTAGTTAG
- the thiH gene encoding 2-iminoacetate synthase ThiH: protein MSFFDVASKLQDYDFDGFFNSVTEEQVKYVLSKDTLDKNDFICLLSPAAEKFIEPMAQKAHKIAINNFGKAVTLYTPIYIANYCVNKCAYCGYNVENDVHRKKLNMEEIEKEAKAIHASGLRHIILLTGESRFHSPVSYIKDAVKLLKKYFSSICIEIYPLEEDEYRELVEAGVDSLTIYQETYDMKKYDEIHLAGPKKNYRYRVETPERAARAGIRGMGVGALYGLDNWRKEAYFSGLHARYIQDMFPYMEISMSVPRIRPHAGSFTDIKDVNDRNLVQIMLAFKIFLKRSGINVTTREAAELRDNLIPLGVTKISAGVSTEVGGHSCKAEDQGEKQFEISDKRSVKEISDMLKAKGYCPVMKDWEYV, encoded by the coding sequence ATGAGTTTTTTTGATGTAGCCAGTAAACTACAAGATTATGATTTTGATGGTTTTTTCAATAGTGTAACTGAAGAACAGGTGAAATATGTTCTAAGTAAGGATACCTTAGATAAAAATGATTTCATATGTTTACTTTCACCGGCGGCAGAAAAATTTATTGAACCTATGGCACAAAAGGCTCATAAAATTGCAATTAATAATTTTGGTAAAGCAGTCACCTTGTATACACCTATATATATAGCTAATTATTGCGTTAATAAATGTGCATACTGTGGCTATAATGTTGAAAATGATGTTCATAGAAAAAAACTTAACATGGAAGAAATCGAAAAGGAAGCAAAGGCAATACATGCATCTGGTTTAAGGCATATAATTCTTCTAACTGGAGAATCAAGATTTCACAGTCCAGTATCCTATATAAAGGACGCTGTAAAATTATTGAAAAAATATTTTAGTTCCATCTGTATTGAGATATATCCTTTAGAGGAAGATGAATATCGAGAGCTTGTAGAAGCTGGAGTAGATTCACTTACCATATATCAGGAAACCTACGATATGAAGAAATATGATGAAATTCATCTAGCAGGACCTAAAAAGAATTACAGATATAGAGTAGAAACGCCAGAAAGAGCTGCCAGAGCAGGTATAAGAGGAATGGGAGTAGGTGCTCTTTATGGCCTTGATAACTGGAGGAAAGAAGCTTATTTTTCTGGACTTCATGCAAGATATATACAGGATATGTTTCCCTACATGGAAATAAGTATGTCTGTACCAAGAATTAGACCGCATGCAGGAAGCTTTACCGATATTAAAGATGTAAATGATAGAAATTTAGTACAGATAATGTTGGCCTTTAAAATATTTCTCAAGAGATCAGGAATAAATGTGACTACCAGAGAAGCGGCTGAATTGAGGGACAATCTTATACCTTTGGGAGTAACTAAAATTTCTGCTGGTGTTTCTACAGAAGTTGGCGGTCACTCTTGTAAGGCTGAAGATCAAGGGGAAAAACAGTTTGAAATATCAGATAAAAGAAGTGTGAAGGAAATAAGTGATATGCTGAAGGCTAAAGGGTACTGCCCTGTTATGAAAGATTGGGAGTACGTTTAG
- a CDS encoding PFL family protein yields the protein MINNKDILETINMIEKENLDIRTITMGISLLDCCDSDGKKSRQKIYDKITRKAENLVKIGEQIELEYGIPIIHKRISVTPMALIAQSSGDTDYVEYAKIMDEAAKTVGVNFIGGFSALVHKGCTNGDRILIKSIPEALAVTERVCSSVNVGTSKVGINMNAVRDMGEIVKQAAYLTKDNGSIGCAKLVIFANAVEDNPFMAGAFHGVGEAECIINVGVSGPGVIKSALENVRGEKFDVIAETIKKTAFKITRAGQLVATEASKRLDIPFGIVDLSLAPTPAVGDSVARILEEIGLEACGCPGTTAALAMLNDAVKKGGIMASSHVGGLSGAFIPVSEDEGMINAVEIGALNIEKLEAMTCVCSVGLDMIAIPGDTPAATISGIIADEAAIGVVNNKTTAVRVIPVYGKDVGDRVEFGGLLGAAPVMAVSKFSSEDFVARGGRIPSPIHSFKN from the coding sequence ATGATTAATAACAAAGACATACTTGAAACCATAAATATGATCGAAAAAGAAAATCTTGATATTAGAACAATAACTATGGGTATATCACTTTTGGATTGCTGTGATTCCGATGGTAAAAAATCAAGACAGAAGATATACGATAAGATAACAAGAAAAGCCGAAAATCTGGTTAAAATAGGTGAACAAATAGAACTGGAATACGGAATTCCAATAATACATAAGAGAATATCTGTAACTCCTATGGCATTGATTGCTCAAAGCAGCGGTGATACAGATTATGTGGAATATGCAAAGATAATGGATGAAGCTGCAAAAACAGTGGGCGTTAACTTTATAGGTGGATTCTCTGCACTGGTACATAAAGGCTGTACTAATGGAGATAGAATACTTATAAAATCCATTCCAGAAGCATTGGCAGTTACAGAAAGAGTTTGTTCTTCAGTAAATGTTGGGACTTCAAAAGTTGGAATAAACATGAATGCTGTAAGGGATATGGGAGAAATAGTAAAACAGGCAGCTTATCTTACAAAAGATAATGGAAGCATTGGCTGTGCAAAGCTAGTAATCTTCGCCAATGCAGTAGAAGATAATCCGTTTATGGCGGGAGCTTTTCACGGTGTTGGAGAAGCAGAGTGTATAATAAATGTAGGTGTTAGTGGACCTGGAGTTATAAAATCTGCTTTGGAAAATGTGAGAGGTGAAAAATTTGATGTAATAGCTGAGACTATAAAGAAAACTGCTTTTAAGATAACTAGAGCTGGCCAATTAGTTGCTACTGAGGCGTCAAAGAGACTTGATATACCTTTTGGAATAGTAGATTTATCTTTAGCACCTACTCCGGCAGTTGGTGATAGTGTAGCTAGAATACTAGAGGAAATTGGTCTTGAGGCTTGTGGTTGTCCTGGTACAACTGCTGCACTAGCTATGCTTAACGATGCAGTTAAAAAGGGTGGAATAATGGCATCTTCTCACGTTGGGGGATTAAGTGGTGCTTTCATTCCTGTAAGTGAAGACGAAGGTATGATAAATGCGGTAGAAATTGGTGCATTAAATATAGAGAAGCTTGAGGCTATGACTTGTGTTTGCTCAGTAGGCCTTGATATGATTGCTATCCCTGGTGATACACCAGCAGCAACCATTTCTGGAATTATTGCTGATGAAGCGGCCATTGGAGTAGTAAACAACAAGACTACAGCAGTAAGAGTAATACCTGTCTATGGAAAAGATGTGGGAGACAGAGTAGAATTTGGTGGACTTTTGGGAGCTGCACCAGTAATGGCTGTAAGCAAGTTCTCCAGTGAAGATTTCGTTGCAAGAGGTGGAAGAATACCTTCACCAATTCACAGTTTTAAGAATTAG
- a CDS encoding ABC transporter ATP-binding protein, with protein MPGMGPRRGGRRNMGPVEKPKNFKRTLKKLWSYFGKERKLLTIIFVLIIIDAVVTLMVPYFIGKAIDAMSINNKVNFKMMEIILIALIVSYFSDAILTFIQGWVMAGAAQRIVKNMRAALFEKLQKLPIAFFDINTHGEIMSRLSNDIDNVNSTISQSTTQLMSGAITILGSLIMMIILSPLLTLASMITVPLVFLLTRAIAKNTSFLFKSQQKELGRLNGQIEEAISGIHIVKAFNHENKEIEKFEKINDNLCTVALKAQIWSGYLMPLMNVINNVGFAVVAGVGGILAVKNIITVGIIASFLSYSRQFSRPLNDLASVFNTLQSAIAGAERVFDILDEKNEMGDIANAKVLDSPEGNVIFEGVSFAYRKDIKILKDVSFEAKAGSSIALVGPTGAGKTTIVNLLTRFYDVSEGKILIDGIDIREYTRDSLRKCFGIVLQDTYLFTGTIKENIKYGKLDASDEEIERAAIMANADAFIRELPGGYDTVLLESGSNLSQGQRQLLAIARAILSNPAILILDEATSSVDTRTEMRIQQAMIKLMKGRTSFIIAHRLSTIRDADIIMVIDHGEIVEQGNHEKLIEEKGIHYNMYFSQFNNRDDYE; from the coding sequence ATGCCTGGTATGGGACCAAGGCGTGGTGGAAGAAGAAATATGGGCCCCGTAGAAAAACCCAAAAATTTCAAAAGAACTCTAAAAAAATTATGGTCTTATTTTGGAAAAGAGAGGAAATTATTGACAATTATATTTGTACTTATAATTATTGATGCTGTAGTAACATTAATGGTTCCTTATTTTATTGGTAAGGCCATTGATGCTATGTCCATTAACAATAAAGTAAATTTTAAAATGATGGAAATAATTTTAATTGCATTGATAGTATCATATTTCTCTGATGCCATATTAACTTTTATTCAGGGCTGGGTTATGGCTGGAGCTGCCCAGCGTATAGTAAAAAATATGAGAGCGGCTCTTTTCGAAAAACTTCAGAAACTTCCTATAGCATTTTTTGATATAAATACTCATGGTGAAATTATGAGTAGACTATCTAATGATATAGATAATGTAAATAGTACTATATCCCAATCAACAACACAGTTAATGTCTGGTGCAATTACTATCTTAGGTTCATTGATTATGATGATTATACTTAGCCCCTTACTTACTTTAGCCAGTATGATTACAGTACCACTAGTGTTTTTGCTTACTAGAGCCATAGCTAAAAATACTAGCTTTTTATTTAAAAGCCAGCAGAAAGAATTGGGAAGGTTAAATGGCCAGATAGAAGAGGCCATTTCAGGAATTCATATAGTAAAGGCCTTTAATCATGAAAATAAGGAAATAGAAAAATTTGAAAAAATTAATGATAATTTATGTACAGTAGCTTTAAAAGCACAGATATGGTCTGGATATTTAATGCCTCTAATGAATGTAATTAATAATGTGGGTTTTGCAGTAGTGGCAGGCGTGGGTGGAATACTGGCGGTAAAAAATATTATTACAGTAGGTATTATAGCTAGCTTTTTAAGTTATTCAAGACAATTTTCAAGACCATTAAATGATTTAGCAAGTGTATTCAATACTCTTCAATCGGCAATAGCAGGGGCAGAGAGAGTATTTGATATATTAGATGAGAAAAATGAAATGGGAGATATTGCAAATGCTAAAGTATTAGATAGCCCTGAAGGCAATGTAATATTTGAAGGAGTCAGCTTTGCTTACCGTAAGGATATAAAAATACTTAAAGATGTTAGCTTTGAAGCAAAAGCAGGAAGCAGTATTGCTTTAGTAGGACCTACAGGAGCAGGAAAGACTACTATTGTGAATTTACTTACTAGGTTTTATGATGTTTCTGAAGGAAAGATATTAATTGATGGTATAGATATAAGGGAATATACAAGAGATAGTCTTAGAAAATGTTTTGGTATAGTACTTCAGGATACTTATTTGTTTACAGGAACTATAAAAGAAAATATTAAATATGGAAAACTGGATGCCTCTGATGAAGAAATAGAGAGAGCAGCCATTATGGCAAATGCAGATGCTTTTATAAGGGAGCTACCTGGGGGATATGATACTGTATTATTGGAGAGTGGAAGCAATTTAAGTCAAGGACAGAGACAGCTCTTAGCTATTGCCAGGGCAATACTGTCAAATCCGGCTATACTAATTTTAGATGAGGCCACCAGCAGTGTAGATACTAGAACTGAGATGAGAATACAGCAGGCAATGATAAAACTTATGAAAGGAAGAACCAGCTTTATTATAGCCCATAGATTAAGTACTATCCGTGATGCAGATATTATTATGGTAATAGACCATGGAGAAATTGTTGAACAGGGAAACCATGAGAAACTTATAGAGGAGAAAGGCATACATTACAATATGTATTTTAGTCAGTTTAACAATAGAGATGATTATGAGTAA
- a CDS encoding thiamine phosphate synthase: MDRKLFVVTNRKLIKDGNLINVTEAIVKGGADAIILREKDLSSKELYSLAVKMQEVVMDRIPLVINGDYNVAVKCKADGIQLSYNTFLDFDKAYDKLKGVSIHSLEEAKKVYDIGANYVLAGHIFNTACKAGLPGRGIEFLNEICSDVSLPVIAIGGIELNNIDSILRAGAKGAALMSSVMEAENPEETVYNMKEAIDNY, translated from the coding sequence ATGGATAGAAAACTATTTGTAGTTACTAATAGAAAGCTTATAAAAGATGGAAATCTAATTAATGTGACAGAGGCTATAGTAAAAGGCGGCGCAGATGCTATTATTCTAAGAGAAAAAGACCTTTCTTCTAAAGAACTTTATAGTTTAGCAGTTAAAATGCAGGAAGTTGTTATGGATAGAATTCCACTAGTGATTAATGGAGATTACAATGTTGCTGTTAAATGTAAAGCAGATGGTATTCAACTGAGTTACAATACATTTTTAGATTTTGATAAAGCTTATGATAAGCTAAAGGGGGTTTCCATACATTCTTTAGAAGAAGCAAAAAAGGTTTATGATATAGGAGCAAATTATGTTTTAGCTGGCCATATATTTAATACAGCTTGTAAAGCCGGACTTCCAGGTAGAGGAATAGAATTTTTAAATGAAATTTGCAGTGATGTATCTTTGCCGGTAATTGCCATAGGTGGAATAGAGCTTAATAATATAGATAGTATTTTAAGAGCAGGAGCTAAAGGTGCAGCTCTCATGTCTTCTGTTATGGAAGCTGAAAATCCAGAAGAAACTGTTTATAATATGAAAGAGGCTATTGACAATTATTAG
- a CDS encoding ABC transporter ATP-binding protein, with amino-acid sequence MPVVAILIFSNMNIGYPYFVKVQRALDNVNSIMREYLSGVRVVKAFNRFNYETNRFRKVNEEYSGLSTTAMRIMAVFSPINAIVVNIGIIAILWIGAVNVNRGNMQVGQIIAFINYMTQILFSIMIISMVFNTFVRARASAERIGEVFMEESTLLYNKDNQHKKFKYRGRVDFEHVYFSYNNQSKAVMKDISFTCMPGETVGIIGATGSGKTTLVNLIPRFYDVKSGSIKVDGVDIKYIDKDILMDKIAIVPQKTILFTGTVIDNVRWGRGDATLEEVREAAKISMADEFISSFPEQYDTRLGQGGVNFSGGQKQRVSIARALIKKPEILILDDSTSAVDVTTEDSIRRGLKRYSQGLTCIIIAQRITSVMGADKIIVLDEGKIKAIGKHEELMKSCDIYKDIFNSQMVKELTSIVRE; translated from the coding sequence TTGCCTGTAGTTGCCATACTTATATTTTCTAATATGAATATAGGATACCCGTATTTTGTAAAGGTACAGAGAGCTTTAGATAATGTTAACAGCATAATGAGAGAATATTTATCTGGCGTAAGAGTAGTTAAAGCTTTTAATAGATTTAATTATGAAACAAACAGATTTAGAAAAGTCAATGAGGAATATAGTGGTCTGTCCACTACAGCTATGCGTATAATGGCAGTATTCTCACCAATCAATGCCATTGTTGTGAATATTGGAATAATAGCAATACTGTGGATTGGTGCAGTTAATGTGAATAGAGGTAATATGCAGGTGGGTCAGATAATAGCCTTTATAAATTATATGACTCAGATACTATTTTCAATAATGATTATATCTATGGTGTTCAATACCTTTGTAAGAGCTAGAGCCTCAGCAGAACGTATAGGAGAAGTATTTATGGAAGAAAGTACTCTACTATACAATAAAGATAATCAGCATAAAAAATTTAAGTACAGGGGAAGAGTGGATTTTGAACATGTGTATTTTTCCTATAACAATCAAAGTAAAGCAGTTATGAAGGATATTAGTTTTACTTGTATGCCTGGAGAAACTGTAGGGATTATTGGGGCTACAGGTTCAGGAAAAACTACTTTGGTTAATCTTATTCCACGTTTTTATGATGTTAAGTCCGGCAGTATAAAGGTTGATGGTGTTGATATAAAATATATAGACAAAGACATATTGATGGATAAAATAGCCATAGTCCCGCAGAAAACTATATTGTTTACGGGAACAGTTATAGATAATGTAAGATGGGGTAGGGGAGATGCCACACTTGAGGAAGTGAGAGAAGCTGCAAAAATTTCTATGGCAGATGAATTCATCTCAAGTTTTCCAGAGCAATATGATACAAGGCTTGGGCAAGGGGGAGTGAATTTTTCTGGAGGACAAAAACAGCGTGTTTCTATAGCCAGGGCATTAATTAAAAAACCTGAAATACTTATACTTGATGATTCCACTAGTGCTGTAGATGTTACTACAGAAGACAGTATAAGAAGAGGATTGAAAAGATATTCCCAAGGACTTACCTGTATAATAATTGCTCAGCGTATTACTTCTGTAATGGGAGCAGATAAGATAATTGTACTTGATGAGGGTAAAATAAAAGCTATTGGAAAACATGAAGAACTTATGAAAAGCTGTGATATATATAAGGATATTTTTAATTCTCAAATGGTAAAGGAGTTGACCTCTATTGTCAGAGAATAA
- a CDS encoding ACT domain-containing protein: MKSFITVIGEDKIGIIQGITSILSENKINIMDINQTLLQNYFTMIMFVDLSEMEIDAKELKEKLDIEAGKLGVSIKLQREEIFRSMHEV; this comes from the coding sequence ATGAAATCATTTATTACAGTAATCGGAGAAGACAAAATAGGTATTATTCAAGGTATAACTTCAATATTATCAGAAAATAAAATAAATATTATGGATATAAATCAAACTCTTTTGCAAAACTATTTTACGATGATAATGTTTGTGGATCTATCTGAAATGGAAATAGATGCTAAAGAACTTAAAGAAAAGCTTGATATTGAAGCTGGCAAACTTGGAGTTTCAATTAAACTTCAACGTGAGGAAATATTTAGATCCATGCACGAAGTATAA
- the thiC gene encoding phosphomethylpyrimidine synthase ThiC produces the protein MNYTTQMDAAKKGIITREMNIVARKEGMEAEKLRELIAEGKVVIPANKNHKSLNPEGIGEGLRTKINVNLGISKDCCSIEKELEKVRVAIEMKAEAIMDLSNYGKTENMRKRVIDMSTAMLGTVPMYDAIGFCDKELKDITVDEFFEVVEKHGQDGVDFITIHAGLNRETATAVKNNPRLTQIVSRGGSLLFAWMELNNRENPFYEYYDRLLDICEKYDITISLGDACRPGSLKDATDPAQIKELITLGELTKKAWERNVQVMIEGPGHMALNEIKANMLLEKKLCHGAPFYVLGPLVTDVAPGYDHITAAIGGTVAASSGADFLCYVTPAEHLRLPSLEDMKEGIIAFKIAAHAADIAKGIKGAVEWDNAMSKARADLDWETMFDLAIDGEKARRYRMESSPEDPETCTMCGKMCSMRTMKKILNNEDLNIK, from the coding sequence ATGAATTATACAACACAAATGGATGCAGCAAAAAAAGGAATAATCACAAGAGAAATGAACATTGTTGCAAGAAAAGAAGGTATGGAAGCAGAAAAATTAAGAGAATTGATTGCAGAGGGAAAGGTAGTAATACCAGCTAACAAGAATCATAAATCTTTAAATCCAGAAGGTATTGGAGAAGGACTTAGAACTAAGATAAATGTAAATTTAGGAATATCAAAGGATTGCTGCAGCATAGAAAAGGAATTGGAAAAGGTCAGAGTAGCTATTGAAATGAAAGCAGAGGCCATCATGGATTTATCCAACTATGGAAAAACTGAAAACATGAGAAAAAGAGTTATAGATATGTCTACCGCTATGCTTGGAACTGTTCCTATGTATGATGCCATTGGATTTTGTGATAAAGAACTTAAAGATATAACTGTAGATGAATTCTTTGAAGTGGTAGAAAAACATGGACAAGACGGCGTGGATTTTATTACAATTCATGCAGGACTTAATCGAGAAACTGCAACGGCAGTTAAAAATAATCCTAGATTAACTCAGATAGTATCCAGAGGTGGAAGTCTTTTATTTGCATGGATGGAACTGAATAATAGGGAAAATCCATTTTATGAATATTATGATAGACTTTTAGATATATGTGAGAAATATGATATAACTATTTCTTTAGGAGATGCTTGTAGACCTGGTTCCTTAAAAGATGCTACAGATCCAGCTCAGATTAAAGAACTTATTACCTTAGGTGAACTTACTAAAAAGGCTTGGGAAAGAAATGTACAAGTTATGATAGAAGGACCTGGACATATGGCTCTTAACGAGATAAAAGCCAATATGCTCCTTGAAAAGAAATTATGTCATGGTGCACCTTTTTACGTATTAGGACCTTTGGTAACTGATGTAGCTCCTGGATACGATCATATTACTGCAGCTATAGGCGGTACAGTAGCAGCTTCCAGCGGAGCAGATTTCCTATGTTATGTTACTCCAGCAGAGCATTTACGTCTGCCATCTTTAGAAGATATGAAGGAAGGAATAATTGCCTTTAAAATTGCAGCTCATGCAGCAGATATAGCTAAAGGAATAAAAGGAGCTGTGGAATGGGACAATGCTATGAGTAAAGCAAGAGCAGATCTTGACTGGGAGACTATGTTTGATTTAGCTATAGACGGAGAAAAAGCTCGTAGATATCGTATGGAGTCTTCACCGGAAGATCCAGAAACCTGCACAATGTGTGGAAAGATGTGCTCCATGAGAACTATGAAAAAAATATTGAATAATGAAGATCTAAATATAAAGTAA
- the thiS gene encoding sulfur carrier protein ThiS, with product MLVNGKEMSFKDGITIEELLNELKIEAYKVVAEVDLNIIDKEEYAATKLTSDSKVELIRFVGGG from the coding sequence ATGTTAGTCAACGGAAAAGAAATGAGCTTTAAAGATGGTATAACTATAGAAGAATTGCTGAATGAACTTAAAATAGAAGCTTATAAGGTAGTAGCAGAAGTTGATTTGAACATCATAGACAAAGAAGAATATGCAGCAACTAAGCTCACTAGCGATTCTAAAGTAGAATTAATAAGATTTGTAGGTGGGGGCTAA
- a CDS encoding MDR family MFS transporter, producing MNTKKSNIIIALMVAMFLGAVEGTVVTTAVPTIVKELNGFSEISLVFSMYLLTSAISTPIYGKLSDLYGRKNTLTSGIIIFLIGSSLCGFSQTMYDLIVFRAIQGIGAGAIFTVTYTIVGDLFTLSERARVQGWLSTVWGIASIGGPFLGGFLIQYLSWHWIFFINIPFGIMSIILLQKNLKESLEKSKITIDFLGIITLSLSIIIFLYGVFSISNTTKGYSMSLILSLVVTSIFLFIFYRVEKKAKEPIVPFEIFTKANIIANFISLLASAILIALDAYMPLYIQSVLGFSAVISGLAMAPVSVAWLLSSFILSKIIDVYGKKAMVCISSMVLFFSCILLGTLYLKASLTLVILYTSLMGFGFGGAFTTLTIIVQESVDYNKRGAATASNSLLRTIGQTVGVAVFGIVFNLNIIKYFYGLGIKNIDPNSLYNSNETKRGIPINEIRESLNYGMHVVFLILVAAAIIGLILSFMLPHNKISSTK from the coding sequence ATGAATACAAAAAAGAGTAATATAATCATAGCATTAATGGTGGCAATGTTTTTAGGAGCAGTGGAAGGAACCGTGGTAACTACAGCTGTACCAACTATTGTTAAAGAATTGAATGGTTTCAGTGAAATAAGCTTAGTTTTTTCTATGTACTTATTGACTTCAGCAATTTCTACCCCTATATACGGAAAATTATCTGACTTATATGGAAGAAAAAATACCCTCACTTCAGGTATTATAATTTTTTTAATTGGAAGCTCTTTATGTGGATTTTCACAAACTATGTATGATCTCATAGTATTTAGAGCTATACAGGGTATAGGTGCTGGAGCTATATTCACAGTAACTTATACTATAGTTGGTGATTTATTTACTCTTTCTGAAAGAGCAAGAGTTCAAGGCTGGCTGAGTACAGTTTGGGGTATAGCAAGTATAGGTGGGCCATTTTTAGGTGGATTTTTAATCCAATATCTGTCCTGGCATTGGATTTTTTTTATAAATATCCCCTTTGGTATAATGTCTATAATCCTTTTACAAAAAAATTTAAAGGAGAGTCTTGAAAAAAGTAAAATTACTATAGATTTTTTAGGCATAATAACATTATCCTTATCTATTATAATATTTTTATATGGTGTTTTCTCCATTTCAAATACTACTAAAGGGTATTCGATGTCTTTAATCCTTTCTTTAGTTGTAACCAGTATCTTTTTATTTATATTTTACCGTGTTGAAAAAAAGGCAAAAGAACCTATTGTACCTTTTGAAATTTTTACTAAAGCCAATATAATCGCTAATTTTATTAGTTTATTAGCTTCTGCTATTCTAATAGCTTTAGATGCATATATGCCTTTATATATACAGAGTGTTTTAGGTTTTAGTGCGGTAATTTCGGGTCTAGCTATGGCACCTGTTTCTGTTGCATGGCTTTTGTCATCTTTTATATTATCAAAAATTATTGATGTATATGGTAAAAAAGCAATGGTATGTATATCATCTATGGTTTTATTTTTCAGCTGCATACTTTTAGGTACATTGTATCTAAAGGCTTCTTTGACGCTAGTTATATTATATACATCTCTTATGGGATTCGGCTTTGGGGGAGCTTTTACAACCTTGACAATAATAGTGCAAGAATCTGTGGATTATAATAAAAGAGGAGCGGCCACTGCTTCAAATTCATTATTGCGAACTATAGGACAAACCGTAGGGGTAGCCGTTTTTGGAATTGTATTCAATCTTAATATCATAAAATATTTTTATGGATTGGGAATAAAAAATATTGATCCTAATAGTCTATATAATTCAAATGAAACCAAGAGAGGGATTCCTATTAATGAGATAAGAGAATCTCTAAATTACGGTATGCATGTAGTTTTCCTGATATTAGTAGCTGCTGCTATAATAGGCTTGATATTATCTTTTATGCTTCCGCATAATAAGATATCATCTACAAAATGA